From Zea mays cultivar B73 chromosome 3, Zm-B73-REFERENCE-NAM-5.0, whole genome shotgun sequence:
TCTGAGGTGGTTCGCCTTCATGGCGTGCCGCAGTCCATCGTCTCGGACCGCGACCCGGTCTTCACTTCGTCATTCTGGAAAGAGCTGATGACACTCACCGGCTCGAAGCTGTACATGTCCTCCGCCTTCCACCCACAGGTAGACGGCCAGTCAGAGGCCACCAACCGCGTCATCGCCATGTACCTTCGATGCTTCACCAGCGACCGCCCCCGGCAGTGGCTTCGGTGGCTTCCCTGGGTGGAGTACATTTACAACACCGCCTACCAATCTTCACTCCACGCGACACCGTTCAGGGTGGTGTACGGTCGTGACCCTCCTTCCATCCGCTCCTACGAACCTGGCGAGACGCGGGTGGCGGCAGTGGCGCAAGAAATAGAGGAACGAGCCGCCTTCCTCAACGACGTCCGCTATCAGCTACAACAAGCCCAGGAGTCCCAGAAACGTGCCTACGACCAGCACCATCGAAAGGTGGACTACCAAGTCGGCGACTGGGCGTTCCTCCGTCTCCGTCAATGGTCGGCGGCGTCACTGCCACGAATGCCTACTGGGAAGCTAAAGCCCCGCTACGTCGGCCCCTACCGCGTTGAGGACGTCATCAACGAGGCAGCGGTGCGACTACAGCTTCCTGCGGGCGCCAGGCTCCACGACGTCTTCCACGTGGGTGTCCTCAAGAAATTCGTGGGCACACCGCCCGCAGAGCCACCAGTGCTGCCAGCGACTCTCAATGGCGCGGTGGTGTCCGCCCCTGGTCACATCCTTGTGGGTCGGTTGGCCCGTGGCGTCCGTCAAGTGCTGGTCCAGTGCCAAGATGAGCAGGTTGCGTCTGCGACGTGGGAGGACCTCGACGACTTCCGCGCCCGCTTTCCCAactttcagctcgaggacgagctggactTCGACGCCgggagagatgtcatgtacggTCAACCGTATATCCGTAGGGGGAGGCGCGCGCGGGACATTCGCCGCGCTGAGGAACGCGCCGACCGCGCAGCAGGGGATCACGCAGATCAGGGGGGGTCGAGCAGATCAGGAACATGCGCCAGTGATTAGTGGCTAGGAAGGAAACTAAGATTGGTCAGGTCCTATAATCAAGGTGAGCTTCTCCATTtgctctggctgctggccttataAATGGATTGTAACCGGACCTTTGAAGGCAAGCAATAATCAGTTGTCTCTCACCTTTCTACCTCTGTTAAGCCCGCGGTTGGGAGGCATAATCCCCACCGGAGAAGACAGCCGACGGCTACGAGCTGTGTAGCCGCGGTCCGGCGAGTCAAGGGTACACCGTCCTTGACATATAGACCGCCGTATGTCGCCTTACTGCCGTTACAATCATGGTGTAAACGACCTCTAAGGAAACTATCAGGGCAACCAGTTGGCAGCTACATCAAGCTGTGCCCTAGCATCTGCTAGACACCTGAACTGCCCATCCTCCAAAATCTTTCGGTAATTTGCTATGGCAATATGAAAAGAAGCACAGATGGTAATTGTATTAAGTGGAATAGTTATTTTAGATCATATTCCTTCTATAGTATCTCTGGTACTAAGTTACAGTTTTGTTTGGAGGGTTCCAATCTATTTTACATAATTGTCAATCATGTAGTTTTCTCTTTCGACATAAGCAATCATGTATTTGTAGTTGCTTTACCACTATACTGAAAATTCATTAAAATATTTTGTTCAGGGAATACTTGTTTTTGCTTCTGTTATGGCAACCCTTGGCCTTCAGATAATTCTAGAATCAGTACGTTCATTGGTGTCTGATGTAAGTCTCTCTAATACATTTCATTTCCATTGCTCTTTGAGGCATTACCAATTATATTTTCAGGTTGCTTTAGAGTAGATATTTCTATTGGGTTTTAgttatttctgtgtcataattcaATGTTTCTTGTGAACTCTTGTTTTGTGAGTAACAACCGACATGTCTCAGTAGTGTATGCAATTTAGATGGCTTCGTTTTATCCTTCACTGCAGAGTCAAATTACTTGCAGCAAACAAATATTATGTACTTTGGATAGTTAGAAATATTTTTTTCATTGTTTTCTTGTGCTTAATGCTGCAATAAATTGATTTTTGAACAAAAATAAATTGAAAATTTGTCATGTCGTCATGGACGGTTAGTAATTTTTCTTAGTACCAGTCTAAGGGTCTAACTGTAAATCATATTATTGTTTGCCCTTGTTGATTATCACATATGATCATATCTAATTCTCCAGGGAGATGAATTCAGCTTAACAAGTGATCAAGAAAAGTGGCTTGTGGACATCATGCTCTCCGTGACATTGGTAAAACTTGCCCTGGTTATATATTGCCGCTCCTTCACCAACGAAATTGTCAAAGCATATGCACAAGATCACTTTTTCGATGTCATCACAAATGTAATTGGCCTGGTTGCTGCACTACTTGCCAATTACATTGAGGGCTGGATCGATCCGCTTGGTGCAATCGTTGTAAGTACATGAGAAGCTCGATCTCACATCTATCCCATATAGCATCTTAATATATTCCTTTCTATACGTATTAATTAGTTTGGGAAAGAGTAGTTGGCATCATTTGCTCTACCATCATACTGTTATGACTCACTGTTCTATGGTAATACTTTGCATTTGCAACTTGCAAGAAACACTCTTTCATCATGATTTATCTCCAGAATTAACTGTCGTCCTCCCCTGCAGCTGGCGATCTACACGATCAGGACATGGTCGATGACGGTGCTGGAGAACGTGCACTCCCTGGTGGGGCAGTCGGCCTCGCCGGAGTACCTCCAGAAACTGACTTACCTGTGCTGGAACCACCACAAGGCCGTGCGGCACATCGACACAGTCCGCGCCTACACGTTCGGTTCCCACTACTTCGTGGAGGTGGACATCGTGCTGCCGTCGAACATGCCCCTGCGGGAGGCTCACGACATCGGCGAGGCCCTGCAGGAGAAGCTGGAGCGCCTGCCAGAGATCGAGCGCGCGTTTGTCCACCTCGACTACGAATTCACCCACCGCCCCGAGCACGCCTTGTCCCACGAGAAATAGCATGCTAGGACCGAACTGATGCAGCAGGCGGAAGGACACGGCTTCGTAATCGTAACTGAAACAATTTTACTTGTAGCCGCAGAAAGCTTCTTCTGAGACCTGATGCTCATCTCGTCAGTCGTCGC
This genomic window contains:
- the LOC103651034 gene encoding metal tolerance protein 5 isoform X1; translated protein: MAAAANGGDGEELLLLSAVEAGRGGGVPTEVEDSWRLNFEGFRPPEAHQERPPNGPLHHCLGVLAQGPEDVVAEYYQQQVEMLEGFSEMDTLTDRGFLPGMSKEEREKVARSETLAIRLSNFANMVLFAAKVYASVRSGSLAIIASTLDSLLDLLSGFILWFTAFSMQTPNPYRYPIGKKRMQPLGILVFASVMATLGLQIILESVRSLVSDGDEFSLTSDQEKWLVDIMLSVTLVKLALVIYCRSFTNEIVKAYAQDHFFDVITNVIGLVAALLANYIEGWIDPLGAIVLAIYTIRTWSMTVLENVHSLVGQSASPEYLQKLTYLCWNHHKAVRHIDTVRAYTFGSHYFVEVDIVLPSNMPLREAHDIGEALQEKLERLPEIERAFVHLDYEFTHRPEHALSHEK
- the LOC103651034 gene encoding metal tolerance protein 5 isoform X2, encoding MQKSLTRWCQLRINGIKWFHGRLEHYLMVAYSDLGSTAQGPEDVVAEYYQQQVEMLEGFSEMDTLTDRGFLPGMSKEEREKVARSETLAIRLSNFANMVLFAAKVYASVRSGSLAIIASTLDSLLDLLSGFILWFTAFSMQTPNPYRYPIGKKRMQPLGILVFASVMATLGLQIILESVRSLVSDGDEFSLTSDQEKWLVDIMLSVTLVKLALVIYCRSFTNEIVKAYAQDHFFDVITNVIGLVAALLANYIEGWIDPLGAIVLAIYTIRTWSMTVLENVHSLVGQSASPEYLQKLTYLCWNHHKAVRHIDTVRAYTFGSHYFVEVDIVLPSNMPLREAHDIGEALQEKLERLPEIERAFVHLDYEFTHRPEHALSHEK